A genomic stretch from Bdellovibrionales bacterium includes:
- a CDS encoding HAMP domain-containing histidine kinase, with amino-acid sequence METSQTNTEIVKEENQKPSIWTLEKKALGVLSVIFVAVILSAWGYAMKLRHTVASNNAIAVADPRALVEVEQLRNLADSQIDNSRAFFLLGAQSIFEKQKKEKEDLLAALTKYEKEHNLPQVPEIIKRIRDIEQKNQEFFDQAMDFREKKTESKIVGQFFQSKSNPLRAQMNDAFDDIVKIHKAEIDRNSTEAREAAIGVESQIPKGMMSLTISLVGIFLAMAAIILRQSRGRAAQLAERNRLYAEAKRAVKDRDEAIFAISHDLKESLETISTTAERLATSPQGLDIVESSELVKSTVTTIEGLIKDIRDQKAVEMEGITLRLDQLPIDDVLETARLLMQPLAKSRDVRIQVDTVNPPVLAFYDRERVLRVLSNLVSNSIKFSPKGSKVVVKVRSDQKFVNISVVDTGAGIPSDQIPGIFDNFWQARKTADQGAGVGLAIVKTIVEAHGGTVQVQSQLGRGTTFTFSLPRRRPAGAPMKKSTLTIRSTAMSGLQQDQ; translated from the coding sequence ATGGAGACAAGTCAAACCAATACAGAAATCGTTAAGGAAGAGAATCAAAAACCAAGCATCTGGACGCTTGAAAAAAAGGCCCTTGGGGTCCTTTCAGTTATTTTTGTAGCTGTGATTTTGAGTGCCTGGGGCTACGCCATGAAGTTGAGACATACCGTGGCGTCTAACAATGCGATCGCCGTGGCGGATCCGAGGGCCCTCGTTGAAGTCGAGCAGCTTCGTAATTTGGCCGACTCGCAAATCGACAACAGCCGCGCTTTTTTTCTGCTTGGCGCGCAGTCCATTTTTGAAAAGCAGAAAAAAGAAAAAGAAGATCTTCTCGCGGCTCTTACGAAGTACGAGAAAGAACACAACCTGCCGCAAGTTCCTGAGATTATTAAACGCATCCGAGACATAGAGCAAAAAAACCAAGAGTTCTTTGATCAAGCAATGGATTTCCGTGAAAAGAAAACGGAATCCAAAATTGTCGGTCAGTTTTTTCAGTCAAAATCAAACCCTTTGCGTGCGCAAATGAATGATGCCTTTGATGATATCGTAAAAATTCACAAAGCAGAAATAGACCGCAACTCTACCGAAGCTCGTGAAGCGGCCATCGGCGTTGAATCACAAATTCCAAAAGGCATGATGTCGCTGACAATTTCCCTCGTCGGGATTTTTCTTGCGATGGCGGCGATTATCCTACGCCAGTCCCGCGGACGCGCAGCTCAACTCGCGGAAAGAAACCGTCTCTATGCTGAAGCAAAAAGAGCCGTGAAGGACCGTGATGAAGCGATCTTTGCAATTTCTCATGACTTAAAAGAATCACTTGAGACGATTTCAACGACAGCAGAAAGACTCGCCACCTCACCACAGGGGCTTGATATCGTTGAAAGCAGCGAGCTTGTAAAATCCACGGTCACAACGATCGAAGGCCTTATTAAAGACATTCGCGATCAAAAAGCCGTCGAGATGGAAGGCATCACTCTTCGTTTGGATCAATTGCCAATCGACGATGTGCTTGAGACCGCCCGTCTTTTGATGCAACCACTGGCAAAATCACGTGATGTGCGCATCCAGGTAGACACGGTAAACCCACCGGTGCTTGCGTTCTACGACCGTGAGCGGGTCCTTCGCGTGCTCTCAAATCTTGTCAGCAACTCTATTAAGTTCAGCCCTAAAGGCAGCAAAGTCGTTGTGAAAGTTCGTAGCGATCAGAAGTTCGTAAACATCTCTGTAGTCGATACAGGGGCTGGGATTCCTTCGGATCAGATTCCGGGGATTTTTGATAATTTCTGGCAAGCTCGTAAGACGGCGGATCAAGGCGCTGGCGTGGGGCTTGCGATTGTAAAGACCATCGTTGAAGCTCACGGCGGCACTGTTCAGGTTCAAAGCCAGCTCGGGCGTGGCACGACATTTACGTTCTCGCTCCCTCGCCGTCGTCCAGCGGGAGCGCCTATGAAAAAGTCGACCTTGACGATCAGATCAACGGCGATGAGCGGCCTTCAGCAGGATCAATAA
- a CDS encoding methyl-accepting chemotaxis protein — protein sequence MRTESSFVMKLKSLKYQILFLSMLPIAGFCVSGYSSYLDIKGLNGLLEDCHNDLVPTLEALGDFDTAREVVKTHIWEGLAHPNDVEDRKKMSDDLPKDISDIQVALSAYEKTKFGPYEKANYPNIKKDIEEYLKRTHELAALIRSQNPQDLAKAEEIMDTEMRRLDEAIDKYSDEVTKEGHAEAMADKALAKEMEHKAMVYLASVTFVMGGGVAIALMVLGKRIVSKVSQTSETVELSSVQVSAAIEQLSAASNELANASTKTAASLEEAAATVEELSELVGNNCESSKKAADLAEHSSARATSGEGELKQLLNFMQNISASSKKMLEILDVIDDIAFQTNLLALNASVEAARAGEQGKGFAVVAEAVRNLAQRSSVAAKDINVLISKSAEEVNEGVKASSKSGDVLRVILEDIKKISAINREIAAGSEEQSNRINMLSQAIEVIDTSSQGNAASAEEISATSLEIAGQSEAVQKQIQDLGTLIHGKNAA from the coding sequence ATGCGGACTGAGTCTTCTTTTGTCATGAAGCTGAAAAGTTTAAAGTATCAAATCCTGTTCCTGTCGATGCTGCCGATTGCGGGGTTCTGTGTCTCTGGATACTCCTCTTACTTAGACATTAAAGGGCTTAATGGCCTTTTAGAAGACTGTCACAATGATCTTGTGCCGACGTTGGAAGCGCTCGGAGATTTTGATACCGCCCGCGAAGTTGTGAAGACCCATATATGGGAAGGTCTTGCTCATCCCAATGACGTTGAAGACCGCAAAAAAATGTCTGATGATCTGCCAAAAGATATTAGTGATATTCAAGTGGCCTTAAGTGCGTATGAAAAAACCAAGTTTGGTCCCTACGAAAAAGCTAATTACCCCAACATAAAAAAAGACATTGAAGAGTACCTTAAAAGAACCCATGAACTGGCAGCTCTGATCCGCTCGCAAAATCCGCAAGATCTAGCCAAGGCCGAAGAGATCATGGATACAGAAATGCGCCGCCTCGATGAGGCGATTGATAAATACTCCGACGAAGTCACTAAAGAAGGCCATGCTGAAGCAATGGCGGACAAGGCTCTGGCCAAAGAGATGGAGCATAAAGCGATGGTTTATCTTGCCTCAGTCACCTTTGTTATGGGCGGCGGGGTTGCAATTGCATTAATGGTCTTGGGTAAACGTATTGTCAGCAAAGTTTCTCAGACCTCTGAAACTGTCGAGCTGTCCAGCGTGCAAGTGTCAGCTGCAATTGAGCAGTTGTCGGCTGCCAGCAACGAGCTTGCCAATGCCTCCACTAAAACCGCGGCCTCTCTAGAAGAAGCGGCTGCGACTGTGGAAGAACTGAGTGAGCTTGTCGGAAATAATTGTGAAAGTTCTAAAAAAGCCGCAGATCTTGCGGAGCACTCCAGTGCTCGGGCAACCAGCGGTGAAGGTGAGCTTAAACAGTTATTAAACTTTATGCAGAACATCTCGGCATCTTCTAAAAAGATGCTTGAAATTCTTGATGTGATTGATGATATCGCTTTCCAAACAAATTTGTTGGCCCTAAATGCTTCGGTTGAAGCGGCCCGTGCCGGCGAACAGGGGAAGGGTTTTGCGGTTGTTGCCGAGGCCGTTCGTAATTTAGCTCAAAGAAGCTCGGTCGCGGCGAAGGATATTAATGTCTTGATTTCAAAATCCGCCGAAGAGGTCAATGAGGGTGTTAAGGCGAGCTCTAAGAGCGGTGATGTTTTACGCGTGATTCTGGAAGATATTAAAAAAATTAGCGCCATCAACCGTGAAATCGCTGCTGGCAGCGAAGAACAATCGAACCGCATTAATATGCTTTCTCAGGCGATCGAGGTGATTGACACCTCGTCTCAGGGAAATGCCGCTTCCGCGGAGGAAATTTCTGCGACCTCTCTTGAGATTGCCGGGCAGTCAGAGGCTGTGCAAAAGCAAATTCAAGATTTAGGAACGCTCATTCACGGTAAAAATGCCGCCTAG
- the pulA gene encoding pullulanase-type alpha-1,6-glucosidase: MFACLLAPNSHAFSARAQWLDANHLRLKLPTGFITNISQLQFSLADTSQTVRGNGVATLPLVANDNGYVTLDTSAISRADLEYLLTRPLKVFITDRNQNVLDSTAIQYAGVLDQNFYYDDSDLGGHCDTARCTLKLWAPTAQNVRVLLFKDSTTPLQQAEIFNSQREQQGVWALSLPANRKNYFYLYEVELYQPFIDSMQTSLVTDPYSQSLSLNATRSQLIDINSPESKPSGWESLAKPPFGALQSAVIYELHVRDFSAKDPSVDPQYRGTYLAFTQDSNGTRHLKDLAQAGLTHLHLMPFNDFGTVNEIKSKWDEIKLGPTFDLPTPQELTAAIRDTDSYNWGYDPVHYSAPDGSYAVDGDGVNRVKEARSMIQAINRMGLRTVQDVVYNHTYAHELENQSVFDRIVPMYYYRVDENGVAYTTSCCADTASEHRMMEKLMIDSVLSWAKNYKIDGFRFDLMSFHSRATILKIRDQLRTLTLNKDGVDGSKIIIYGEGWTFGSFYNAHPDEAMTHENSFGTGVGFFNDRLRDAARGGTTSSGEKSDQGFATGLFFDFNQEPANRNTPIDLASQRGKLLHLGDVIKVGLAGNLRDLSFRDHLGNTITGYSLKFRNDPVAHASVAQETINYVSAHDGYGLWDAIQAKAPFNTSGRTPASATPEDRQRMQQLLLALPLLGQGIPFIEAGSDLLRSKNGDQDSYNSGDFFNHLDWTGQGNDWGLALPPAWKNSADWPFWEPRLRSPDIRANRKLIQQTENYFLALLRLRHSSKLFNLNTPAEISAKLRFIDNDRAPEPGLIAMLLQGADESLLVFFNASRDGRIFNHDILKRNWNLHPLLNEKIDPVLSDVSLNSALGSIRLPGRSTVVLQMTGPGSNRK; the protein is encoded by the coding sequence GTGTTCGCGTGCTTACTTGCGCCGAACTCCCATGCCTTCTCAGCGCGCGCACAGTGGCTTGATGCAAATCATCTGCGCTTAAAGCTACCGACCGGTTTCATCACAAATATTTCTCAACTGCAATTTTCCCTCGCCGACACCTCACAAACAGTGCGTGGAAATGGAGTGGCTACTCTACCGCTGGTCGCGAACGACAACGGTTATGTCACACTCGACACCTCAGCCATATCGCGCGCGGACCTTGAGTATTTACTCACTCGCCCGCTGAAGGTTTTCATCACGGATCGCAATCAAAACGTGCTTGATAGCACTGCGATTCAGTATGCCGGCGTGCTGGATCAGAACTTCTATTATGATGACTCCGACCTTGGCGGCCATTGCGATACAGCTCGTTGCACACTGAAGCTCTGGGCACCGACCGCGCAAAATGTGCGCGTGCTCCTTTTTAAAGACAGCACCACTCCTCTTCAACAAGCTGAAATTTTTAATAGTCAGCGCGAACAACAAGGTGTTTGGGCTCTTTCACTTCCAGCAAATAGAAAAAACTATTTTTATTTGTACGAAGTTGAACTCTATCAACCCTTCATCGACAGCATGCAAACTTCTTTGGTGACGGATCCCTACAGCCAAAGCTTATCGTTAAACGCCACACGCTCGCAGCTCATCGATATAAATTCCCCCGAGAGCAAACCCTCTGGCTGGGAATCTCTCGCAAAACCTCCGTTCGGGGCTCTGCAATCGGCAGTGATCTACGAGCTCCACGTCCGTGACTTTAGCGCGAAGGACCCCAGCGTCGATCCTCAGTACCGTGGCACCTATCTCGCCTTCACGCAAGACTCCAACGGCACTCGACATTTGAAGGACCTCGCTCAGGCGGGACTCACTCATCTGCATTTAATGCCGTTTAATGACTTTGGCACCGTCAACGAAATAAAAAGTAAATGGGATGAGATTAAACTCGGTCCTACGTTTGATCTTCCGACTCCACAGGAGCTCACTGCCGCGATCCGCGACACTGATTCATACAACTGGGGCTATGATCCGGTTCACTACTCGGCTCCGGATGGCAGCTACGCCGTGGATGGCGATGGCGTGAATCGCGTTAAAGAAGCGCGTTCCATGATTCAGGCGATTAACCGCATGGGTCTTCGCACAGTTCAGGATGTGGTTTACAACCACACCTACGCACACGAGTTGGAAAATCAGTCGGTCTTTGATCGTATTGTGCCCATGTATTACTACCGCGTTGACGAGAACGGTGTGGCTTATACGACCTCTTGCTGTGCTGATACGGCGAGCGAACATCGCATGATGGAAAAACTCATGATCGATAGTGTTCTGTCTTGGGCGAAGAACTATAAAATCGATGGCTTCCGCTTTGACTTGATGTCGTTTCATTCACGCGCGACTATTTTAAAAATTCGTGATCAGTTGCGAACTCTGACTCTTAACAAAGACGGCGTTGATGGCTCAAAGATCATTATCTATGGCGAAGGCTGGACGTTTGGTTCTTTCTACAATGCTCATCCTGACGAGGCCATGACTCACGAAAATTCTTTCGGCACCGGCGTGGGATTTTTTAACGACCGCCTTCGCGATGCCGCTCGCGGTGGAACAACAAGTTCCGGCGAAAAATCCGACCAGGGTTTTGCAACCGGACTTTTCTTTGATTTCAATCAAGAGCCCGCTAATCGCAACACACCGATTGACTTAGCATCTCAGCGTGGAAAACTCTTACACCTGGGAGACGTCATTAAAGTCGGTCTTGCCGGAAATCTGCGCGACTTGAGTTTCCGCGATCACCTTGGAAATACGATCACAGGTTATAGCCTCAAATTCCGGAATGACCCCGTGGCTCACGCCTCCGTTGCCCAAGAGACTATTAACTATGTTTCAGCCCACGATGGCTATGGTCTTTGGGACGCAATTCAAGCCAAAGCACCGTTTAACACCTCTGGCAGAACGCCGGCTTCGGCAACGCCTGAGGACCGGCAGCGCATGCAGCAGTTGCTACTTGCTCTTCCTCTCCTAGGGCAAGGGATTCCGTTTATTGAAGCAGGATCTGATCTTCTTCGTTCAAAAAACGGTGATCAAGACAGCTATAACTCCGGCGACTTCTTTAACCATCTTGATTGGACGGGGCAGGGAAATGACTGGGGCTTGGCACTTCCTCCGGCATGGAAGAACTCTGCCGACTGGCCTTTCTGGGAGCCGCGCCTCAGATCGCCGGATATTCGCGCCAATAGAAAACTCATTCAGCAAACTGAGAATTACTTCTTAGCCCTGCTTCGCCTACGCCACAGTTCAAAGTTATTTAATTTAAATACGCCGGCGGAAATTTCTGCGAAGCTGCGCTTTATTGATAACGACCGCGCACCAGAGCCTGGCCTGATCGCGATGCTCTTGCAAGGTGCTGATGAAAGCCTTTTAGTTTTCTTCAATGCTTCCCGTGATGGCCGTATTTTTAATCACGATATTTTAAAGCGAAACTGGAATCTCCACCCGCTCCTCAATGAAAAAATCGACCCAGTTCTTAGCGATGTTTCACTTAATTCCGCTTTAGGAAGCATTCGTCTTCCGGGGCGCTCCACCGTGGTTCTGCAAATGACAGGACCTGGAAGCAATAGAAAATGA
- a CDS encoding ABC transporter permease subunit, with protein sequence MMKKVFAWFSILLFALFSIYPMLYVLAISLRGDNAFQTESLEIITEHSTLKNFILLFTETDFLLWMRNSLLISAVTTLMGVAFASTSAYALSRYNFRGRNLMLFSLLASQMFPATMLILPFYIILAKIHLIDSFWGLFLIYSSTALPFCVWQMKAYYDTIPKELEEAALLDGCSRWMTFYKIILPISSPALVITALFSFMTSWSEYVIAAVVLQDPELYTLPLGLKSFQASLATQWGLYAAGALIVSVPVLILFISISRYLVSGLTMGSVKG encoded by the coding sequence ATGATGAAAAAAGTCTTCGCCTGGTTCAGCATTCTTCTTTTTGCTCTATTTTCAATTTACCCCATGCTCTACGTGCTTGCCATCTCACTTCGCGGTGACAATGCTTTTCAAACAGAATCCCTAGAGATCATCACCGAGCATTCGACACTTAAAAACTTTATCTTGCTCTTTACCGAGACCGATTTTCTTCTCTGGATGAGAAACTCGCTGCTGATTTCAGCGGTGACGACGCTGATGGGTGTGGCCTTTGCCTCGACCAGTGCTTATGCGCTGTCTCGCTATAATTTCCGTGGCCGAAACTTAATGCTGTTTTCCCTGCTGGCAAGCCAGATGTTTCCAGCGACCATGCTGATTTTGCCATTTTATATTATCCTTGCGAAGATTCATCTGATTGACAGTTTCTGGGGGCTCTTTCTGATTTACTCTTCGACAGCCCTGCCATTCTGCGTTTGGCAGATGAAGGCCTATTACGACACCATTCCGAAAGAGCTCGAAGAGGCGGCCTTACTTGATGGCTGTTCGCGCTGGATGACGTTCTATAAAATTATTCTCCCGATCTCTTCACCGGCGCTGGTGATTACCGCCCTCTTTAGCTTTATGACAAGCTGGAGCGAATATGTGATTGCGGCGGTCGTGCTTCAAGATCCAGAACTTTATACCTTGCCGTTGGGGCTTAAATCCTTCCAGGCAAGTCTTGCGACCCAATGGGGTCTTTATGCCGCCGGCGCTTTGATTGTGAGCGTTCCGGTTTTAATTTTATTTATCAGCATCTCCCGATATTTGGTTTCAGGGCTCACCATGGGAAGCGTAAAGGGTTAG
- a CDS encoding ATP-dependent Clp protease proteolytic subunit, whose amino-acid sequence MSSNVAENYDLASRLMKDRIILLSGPVTDQAATQLIAQMLFLEMENPDQDIHFYINSPGGSVNAGLAIYDFMSFIKCEVATYCFGMAASMGSFLLTAGAPGKRFAMPNSQILIHQPHLGNGGLGGQISDIEIHARELVKSKTKLTDMYAKHTGQKFSTLTKMMERDSYLTPEEARNLGFIDHVITSRKKTPVLGETG is encoded by the coding sequence ATGTCATCGAACGTTGCTGAAAACTATGATCTTGCTTCACGCCTCATGAAAGACCGAATTATTCTACTCAGTGGTCCTGTCACCGACCAAGCTGCCACTCAGCTGATTGCGCAGATGTTGTTTCTTGAGATGGAAAATCCCGACCAAGATATTCATTTTTATATCAATTCACCCGGCGGGTCTGTGAACGCGGGGCTTGCGATTTATGATTTCATGAGCTTTATCAAATGCGAGGTCGCGACTTACTGCTTTGGCATGGCAGCCAGTATGGGGTCTTTTTTACTCACAGCGGGCGCACCAGGTAAGCGCTTTGCGATGCCTAATAGTCAGATTCTGATTCATCAACCGCACCTCGGTAATGGCGGCCTAGGCGGTCAGATCAGCGATATCGAAATTCACGCCCGCGAACTTGTGAAATCAAAAACCAAGCTCACCGACATGTACGCGAAACACACCGGCCAAAAGTTTTCGACTCTGACAAAGATGATGGAGCGAGATTCTTACCTCACCCCAGAAGAAGCCCGCAATCTGGGATTTATCGATCACGTGATCACGTCACGTAAAAAAACACCGGTCCTTGGTGAAACCGGTTAA
- a CDS encoding alpha-glucosidase produces MTAKSPVTQKWWKESVIYQVYPRSFKDSNGDGIGDLRGIIEKLDYLKDLGVNIIWICPIFKSPQDDNGYDVSDYQDIHHEFGSMQDFNDLLKGVHDRGMKLILDLVLNHTSDEHPWFIESRSSKDNSKRDWYIWRDGKNGAEPNNWESIFSGSAWKLDPETNQYFMHVFSARQPDLNWENKDMRQAAYDMVNWWLDKGIDGFRIDAISHIKKRPGLPDLPNPQGLKYVPSYANHMNVDGVMDYIGELCRETFSKYDIVTVGEANGVNSFQAQDWVAEEKKRFSMLIQFEHTKLWDHLGADKFDLAELKTIFTNWQTNLHGIGWNALFVENHDITRVVSKWGDPFIFHRESATSIAAMYFLMQGSPFIYQGQELGMTNTEFSGPEDFQDVAAKNLFVVRRAEGMSDIAITKELAGTSRDNARTPMQWNGEENAGFTTGKPWLKVNPNYKTINVETEEKDPKSVLNFYKQLIRLRRDNKIFIYGDFEMILQSHTEVFAYTRHLNGQTAWIICNVKGQKTHVEMPAEVANAKMLISNYENPSLGLPAKFELRPFECRVYIA; encoded by the coding sequence ATGACTGCAAAATCTCCGGTAACGCAAAAGTGGTGGAAAGAATCCGTTATATATCAAGTCTATCCACGCAGTTTTAAAGACAGCAACGGCGACGGCATCGGAGATCTTCGCGGCATCATCGAAAAATTAGATTACCTTAAAGATCTTGGTGTCAATATTATCTGGATTTGCCCAATCTTTAAGTCGCCGCAAGATGATAATGGTTACGATGTCAGCGACTATCAGGATATTCATCATGAGTTCGGCAGTATGCAGGACTTTAATGATCTTTTGAAAGGTGTGCATGATCGTGGAATGAAGCTGATTTTGGATCTTGTTCTGAATCACACCAGCGATGAGCATCCATGGTTTATTGAATCCCGCTCTTCAAAGGATAATTCCAAACGTGATTGGTATATCTGGCGTGATGGTAAAAACGGTGCTGAGCCCAATAACTGGGAAAGTATCTTCAGTGGCTCGGCGTGGAAGCTGGATCCAGAGACCAATCAGTATTTCATGCATGTTTTCTCGGCTCGTCAACCGGACCTTAACTGGGAAAACAAAGACATGCGCCAGGCAGCTTACGACATGGTGAATTGGTGGCTGGATAAAGGCATCGATGGTTTCCGTATCGATGCCATCAGCCATATTAAGAAACGCCCGGGCCTGCCGGATTTACCAAATCCTCAAGGTCTTAAATACGTTCCATCTTATGCAAACCACATGAACGTGGACGGCGTCATGGATTATATCGGCGAACTCTGCCGCGAAACTTTCAGCAAGTATGACATTGTGACCGTCGGCGAGGCAAACGGCGTGAATTCCTTCCAGGCTCAGGATTGGGTGGCAGAAGAAAAGAAACGCTTTAGCATGCTCATTCAATTTGAGCACACCAAATTGTGGGACCATCTCGGTGCTGATAAGTTTGACCTGGCCGAGCTTAAGACCATTTTCACAAACTGGCAGACCAATTTGCATGGTATCGGCTGGAACGCGCTCTTTGTTGAAAACCACGATATCACTCGTGTGGTCTCTAAATGGGGAGATCCATTTATCTTCCACCGTGAAAGTGCGACTTCAATTGCGGCAATGTATTTCTTGATGCAAGGAAGTCCATTTATCTATCAAGGCCAAGAGCTTGGTATGACAAACACCGAGTTTAGCGGCCCTGAGGATTTCCAGGACGTGGCTGCGAAGAACTTATTTGTCGTTCGTCGTGCGGAAGGGATGAGTGATATTGCCATCACCAAAGAACTCGCCGGGACTTCGCGCGATAATGCGCGCACTCCGATGCAGTGGAATGGTGAAGAAAATGCCGGCTTTACGACGGGAAAACCGTGGCTCAAGGTCAATCCGAACTACAAAACGATTAACGTTGAAACGGAAGAAAAAGATCCAAAATCAGTTCTGAACTTCTATAAGCAACTCATCCGTCTTCGCCGTGATAATAAGATCTTCATCTACGGCGACTTTGAAATGATTCTGCAGAGTCATACTGAAGTGTTTGCTTATACCAGACATCTTAACGGTCAAACGGCGTGGATCATTTGCAACGTCAAGGGCCAAAAGACCCATGTTGAAATGCCGGCCGAAGTGGCCAATGCAAAAATGCTTATTAGCAACTACGAAAATCCCAGCCTCGGGCTTCCGGCAAAGTTCGAGCTTCGCCCGTTTGAGTGCCGCGTTTATATTGCCTAG
- a CDS encoding extracellular solute-binding protein gives MIILALGLFTGSLSAALPTRIQLWHQMIYSHRQVLSEALRQFEKENPDILIRETYRETEELRSSYQAAAMGNSGPELVFGPSDQIGPFAAMGIIQPLDGVLEKEYLAQYDPLAIPLFQNHNYMLGGTIGNHLMLLYNKKLMQTPPQNTDELIAMGQKLTVDKDGDGKIDQFGLVFNYTEPFFFAPFIPAFGEGFMTEDFKPRLNQPGLAKTFQFILDLRDKYKIIPKECDYETANALFKQNKAAMLINGDWSWGDYKSAGVDFAIARIPMVSETKKWPHPLVGTVGYSLNAHFQDDAHKEAAIRVLKYLTSARVQLLFTEKVGVMPSLIALKDHPVVKSNPLLQASVGIMEVGSPMPVVPEVRGVWDSMRIQYQKVLAGAETPAQGAEAAQSMAESQIQSMNEVVPPDAGAWVIKGLVAFLILTLLVLSRRSVKSFIQGFSGPQRFVYFMMLPAFVGIFAVIVYPFFYNIAISFSNFSLRTFQDWSIIGFHNYWGAITDPKLYSLLLKTIIWTVVNVFFHVSIGVFLAVIINQVMPAKAIWRTILIIPWAIPQYITALTWRGMFNQEYGPINIFLQKFLHLSPIQWLSQPFTAFTACIITNVWLGFPFMMIVALGGLQSIPQSLYEAAYLDKANAWQRFRHITLPLLAPVMIPAALLGSIWTFNNLNVVWLVSNGGEPGDQTHILVSYVYKAAFNLYRYGYAAAVSVLIFILLVLWSLGSLRSQYNKEKKV, from the coding sequence ATGATCATATTAGCTCTGGGACTCTTCACAGGGTCGCTGAGTGCGGCACTTCCAACGCGCATTCAACTCTGGCATCAGATGATTTATTCGCATCGCCAGGTTCTCAGCGAAGCTTTACGCCAATTCGAAAAAGAGAATCCGGACATCTTGATCCGTGAAACATATCGTGAAACCGAAGAGCTCCGCTCCAGCTATCAAGCCGCCGCCATGGGTAATAGCGGGCCTGAGCTTGTTTTTGGCCCAAGTGATCAGATCGGCCCTTTTGCGGCGATGGGGATCATTCAACCCCTCGACGGAGTTTTAGAAAAAGAATATCTTGCTCAGTACGATCCGCTTGCGATTCCGCTTTTCCAAAACCATAATTACATGCTTGGCGGCACGATCGGAAATCACCTGATGCTTCTTTACAATAAGAAGCTCATGCAAACACCGCCTCAGAACACTGATGAGCTGATCGCCATGGGCCAGAAGCTAACAGTTGATAAAGACGGCGACGGCAAGATCGACCAGTTCGGTTTGGTCTTTAATTATACAGAGCCATTCTTCTTTGCGCCGTTTATCCCCGCTTTTGGCGAAGGTTTTATGACCGAGGATTTTAAGCCGCGCTTGAATCAACCGGGGCTCGCGAAAACCTTCCAGTTCATTCTTGATCTCAGGGATAAATACAAAATCATTCCTAAAGAGTGCGACTATGAAACCGCCAACGCTCTTTTTAAGCAAAACAAGGCGGCAATGCTGATTAACGGTGACTGGTCTTGGGGTGATTACAAAAGTGCCGGCGTTGACTTTGCAATCGCGCGCATCCCGATGGTCAGCGAAACAAAGAAATGGCCTCACCCTCTTGTCGGAACGGTCGGCTATTCATTGAACGCACACTTTCAAGATGACGCTCATAAAGAAGCTGCAATCCGGGTTTTAAAGTATCTAACCTCAGCGCGTGTGCAGTTGCTATTTACTGAGAAAGTCGGCGTGATGCCGTCTTTGATTGCTCTGAAGGATCACCCCGTGGTGAAAAGCAATCCCCTTCTCCAGGCTTCTGTTGGCATTATGGAAGTGGGTTCCCCGATGCCAGTTGTGCCTGAAGTGCGCGGCGTTTGGGATAGTATGCGCATTCAGTACCAAAAAGTTCTTGCCGGCGCCGAGACTCCAGCTCAGGGTGCTGAAGCCGCCCAAAGCATGGCCGAGTCGCAGATCCAGAGCATGAACGAGGTGGTTCCTCCGGACGCCGGCGCCTGGGTCATCAAAGGCCTTGTCGCCTTTTTGATTTTAACCCTGCTTGTACTTTCGCGCAGATCAGTAAAGAGTTTCATTCAAGGCTTTAGCGGTCCGCAAAGATTTGTATATTTCATGATGCTTCCGGCATTTGTCGGAATTTTTGCGGTGATCGTCTATCCGTTTTTCTATAATATCGCAATTTCGTTTTCAAACTTTAGTCTTCGCACTTTCCAAGACTGGTCCATCATTGGCTTTCACAACTACTGGGGTGCGATCACAGATCCGAAGCTCTATTCGCTTTTACTTAAAACCATCATCTGGACCGTAGTGAATGTGTTTTTCCATGTGAGCATCGGCGTATTCCTGGCTGTTATCATCAATCAAGTGATGCCGGCAAAAGCCATCTGGCGCACGATCTTGATCATCCCGTGGGCGATCCCGCAATATATTACAGCGCTGACTTGGCGTGGGATGTTTAACCAAGAGTACGGACCGATTAATATTTTTCTGCAAAAGTTCTTGCACCTTTCTCCGATCCAGTGGCTCAGCCAACCGTTCACGGCTTTTACCGCGTGTATTATTACAAACGTGTGGCTTGGCTTCCCGTTTATGATGATTGTCGCTCTTGGTGGCTTGCAATCCATTCCGCAGTCTTTGTATGAGGCCGCCTATCTTGATAAAGCCAATGCTTGGCAAAGATTCCGCCATATTACCTTGCCTCTCTTAGCTCCTGTGATGATTCCAGCAGCTCTCTTGGGTTCAATCTGGACCTTTAACAATTTAAATGTGGTCTGGCTTGTCAGCAATGGGGGCGAACCAGGAGATCAGACTCATATCCTTGTCAGTTATGTTTACAAAGCGGCCTTCAATCTCTACCGCTACGGTTACGCGGCGGCGGTGTCGGTTTTGATTTTCATTTTGCTCGTGCTTTGGAGTTTGGGATCTTTGCGTAGCCAATACAACAAGGAGAAGAAAGTATGA